From the genome of Rhizobium sp. NXC24, one region includes:
- a CDS encoding aldo/keto reductase, with protein sequence MEYRRLGKSGLQVSEFSFGSWVTFGRQVEGSDAVSLMARAYDSGINFFDNAEGYESGKSEVVMGEALKSLGWSRDSFIVSSKVFWGGQKPTQRGLSRKHVTDAAHAALKRLQVDYLDLYFCHRPDIDTPIEETVRAMHDLVTQGKILYWGTSEWSAQQLTEAYAVARDLRITPPTMEQPQYNIFERQKVEGDYLPLYDLMGLGTTIWSPLASGVLTGKYNKGVPNDSRMNLPGYEWLKERWASDAGRARLAQVVELADLAEEIGISITHMALLWCLSNPHVSTVILGASRMSQLEDNLAALAHRDKLTPEVLARIDAIAGNKPAAPQRF encoded by the coding sequence ATGGAATATCGTCGTCTTGGAAAGTCGGGTCTGCAGGTCAGCGAATTCTCGTTCGGATCGTGGGTTACCTTCGGCCGGCAGGTCGAAGGCAGCGATGCCGTAAGTCTGATGGCGCGTGCTTATGACAGCGGCATCAATTTCTTTGACAATGCCGAGGGCTATGAGAGCGGAAAGTCCGAAGTTGTCATGGGTGAAGCCCTGAAATCGCTGGGCTGGAGCAGAGATAGCTTCATCGTTTCGAGCAAGGTGTTTTGGGGTGGCCAGAAGCCGACTCAACGGGGCCTGTCGCGCAAGCATGTTACGGACGCCGCTCACGCTGCGCTGAAGCGCCTGCAGGTGGATTATCTCGATCTCTATTTTTGCCACCGGCCCGACATCGATACCCCGATCGAGGAAACGGTTCGCGCCATGCACGATCTCGTTACCCAGGGCAAAATCCTCTATTGGGGTACGTCGGAATGGTCAGCCCAGCAATTGACCGAAGCCTATGCTGTGGCCCGCGATCTGCGCATCACGCCGCCGACGATGGAACAGCCGCAATACAATATTTTCGAACGCCAGAAGGTCGAGGGTGACTACCTGCCGCTTTATGACCTGATGGGCTTGGGTACCACGATCTGGTCGCCGCTCGCATCGGGCGTTCTGACCGGCAAGTACAATAAGGGGGTGCCGAACGACAGCCGCATGAACCTGCCGGGTTATGAATGGCTGAAGGAGAGATGGGCGAGCGACGCCGGCCGCGCTCGGCTTGCCCAGGTGGTGGAACTGGCTGATCTCGCGGAAGAGATCGGCATTTCGATCACCCATATGGCTCTGCTCTGGTGCCTTTCGAACCCCCATGTGTCCACGGTGATCCTCGGCGCCTCGCGCATGAGCCAACTGGAGGACAACCTGGCAGCGCTGGCACACAGAGATAAGCTGACACCCGAGGTGTTGGCTCGTATCGACGCCATCGCCGGAAACAAGCCGGCGGCTCCGCAGCGGTTCTGA
- a CDS encoding ParB N-terminal domain-containing protein produces the protein MKTSIVQYQLLDPRRLIPTEEIDSDRVTELEREIVQSGRWTRPITVHRGDWFVMDGHHRLTIAQRLGFKVLPVVLLDYDTVRVEAWRLGETITPDMIFEMARSGRKFPCKTTRHIFEGPPPACDIPLRDLRHPDPSPSAKHSMAPS, from the coding sequence ATGAAAACGAGCATTGTTCAGTACCAGCTTCTCGACCCCAGGAGGCTCATTCCAACCGAAGAAATCGACAGTGACAGGGTCACTGAACTCGAACGGGAGATCGTCCAATCCGGCCGATGGACGCGGCCGATCACCGTCCATCGCGGCGATTGGTTCGTCATGGACGGGCACCACAGGCTCACCATTGCGCAACGCCTTGGCTTCAAAGTCCTGCCAGTCGTTCTTTTGGACTACGACACCGTCCGGGTGGAGGCATGGCGGCTGGGTGAGACAATCACTCCCGACATGATTTTCGAGATGGCGCGCAGCGGCCGAAAATTCCCCTGCAAAACGACGCGCCACATTTTCGAAGGCCCGCCGCCGGCTTGCGATATTCCTTTGAGGGATCTCCGGCATCCCGACCCCAGCCCAAGCGCCAAACATTCAATGGCTCCCTCCTAA
- a CDS encoding ornithine cyclodeaminase has product MTKTFMHTPAIHILTRSDLSDIELPPAEVIRLVEDAYLSYANGQSRCPTKLMMPLPNEQRDAVSYSMLGYDGALEQVGFKTSYRQGSESAEKYYTTISLYDDTTGLPFAFMDCHRVGGSRTPATTTIIAKHCAKEDARSVLMIGTGAQGINTLPYLLTALPRLQTLRLFGTHPDGIAASLSTFAKYFPDREIELVKDVPEAVAASDIVVAASGRAAHPKVQTKWLKPGGLLISVASKGIESGALHDADYAIATNEGQLGVTGKRLAGADGVAKIDAELPEIVGGRKPGRNTQEDRVFAFSSGMIITDIPVAHALATRGIAAGRGKRVELWS; this is encoded by the coding sequence ATGACCAAGACGTTCATGCACACGCCTGCCATCCATATCCTCACACGTTCCGACCTATCGGATATCGAACTGCCACCGGCGGAGGTCATTCGGCTCGTCGAAGACGCCTACTTGTCCTATGCCAACGGACAGTCGCGTTGCCCGACCAAGCTTATGATGCCGCTCCCGAACGAGCAGCGGGATGCGGTATCCTATTCGATGCTCGGATATGATGGCGCGCTCGAACAGGTCGGGTTCAAGACCTCCTATCGCCAAGGCAGCGAAAGCGCCGAAAAATACTACACCACGATCAGCCTCTATGACGACACGACCGGGCTTCCCTTCGCGTTCATGGATTGCCATCGCGTTGGCGGTTCGCGCACTCCGGCGACGACCACGATCATTGCCAAGCATTGCGCCAAGGAGGACGCTCGATCGGTGCTGATGATCGGGACAGGTGCGCAGGGCATCAATACGCTGCCATATCTTCTGACCGCCCTGCCCCGCCTGCAAACCCTGCGCCTCTTTGGCACGCATCCCGACGGGATTGCCGCGAGCCTCTCCACATTTGCCAAGTATTTTCCTGATCGTGAGATCGAGTTGGTGAAGGATGTCCCGGAAGCTGTCGCAGCGTCCGATATCGTCGTGGCCGCCTCCGGCCGGGCCGCCCACCCCAAAGTCCAGACCAAGTGGCTCAAGCCCGGTGGTCTATTGATCTCGGTTGCCAGCAAGGGGATTGAATCGGGCGCATTGCACGATGCGGATTATGCGATCGCGACGAACGAGGGTCAGTTGGGCGTCACCGGAAAGAGGCTCGCCGGCGCGGACGGCGTTGCCAAGATCGATGCAGAACTGCCTGAAATCGTCGGCGGCCGCAAACCCGGACGCAACACCCAAGAGGACCGCGTGTTCGCCTTCAGCAGCGGCATGATCATCACGGATATCCCTGTCGCCCATGCATTGGCCACCAGAGGGATTGCCGCCGGCCGCGGCAAGCGGGTTGAACTATGGAGCTAA
- a CDS encoding Y4yA family PLP-dependent enzyme, with the protein MRAREQAWATAVRQDIELLSQIHGATDGPFHIIHPESFADNLIAFQRILQERNVAGHVYFGKKANKAGAWLREVARLHGSVDVASIPEFVHALANGVRGENIGVTGAAKSNDLLWLACRHGATVAIDALDELERAIGIAADTAPLRILLRMLPPSGQNSRFGLNSNDLRVALERCAKAGDHLIMDGFSFHLDGYAVQPRAELASMLIDQCLEARRQGFPASAISIGGGFACAYVEEPDWKAFKELVDPADFHAEKSFSHFYPYHQAPTGAAMLDAILQSRDAEGTLASKLIAADVQLYLEPGRALLDGAGITVFPVQGFKKNAEHGIVTVAGLSMSLSEQWKNSEFLPTPVLVQRGEARPQEPVRAAIGGSSCMEYDVLTWRKIAFPAAPRYGDLIIYPNTAGYQMDKNESEFHQLALPPKIVVARQGERFTWRMDQ; encoded by the coding sequence ATGCGCGCTCGTGAACAGGCATGGGCGACCGCCGTCAGGCAAGACATTGAGCTACTGAGCCAGATTCACGGCGCCACGGATGGCCCGTTTCACATCATCCATCCCGAGAGCTTTGCCGACAATCTTATAGCCTTCCAGCGCATTTTGCAGGAAAGGAACGTGGCAGGACACGTTTATTTCGGCAAGAAAGCCAATAAGGCGGGCGCATGGCTGCGTGAGGTTGCAAGGCTGCACGGATCTGTGGACGTCGCCAGCATACCCGAATTTGTTCATGCGCTGGCCAACGGCGTTCGGGGTGAGAATATTGGCGTGACGGGCGCCGCCAAGAGCAACGATCTCTTGTGGCTGGCTTGCCGCCACGGCGCAACCGTTGCCATCGACGCCCTGGACGAACTGGAGCGGGCGATCGGCATCGCGGCGGACACCGCTCCCTTGCGAATCCTGCTGCGTATGCTGCCGCCCTCAGGGCAGAACAGCCGCTTCGGACTCAACTCAAATGACCTTCGCGTGGCGCTCGAGCGCTGCGCGAAGGCCGGAGACCACCTGATCATGGATGGCTTTTCGTTCCATCTCGACGGCTATGCGGTGCAGCCGCGCGCCGAATTGGCATCGATGTTGATCGACCAATGCCTGGAAGCACGCCGACAGGGCTTTCCGGCATCCGCCATTTCCATAGGCGGAGGCTTTGCCTGCGCCTATGTCGAAGAGCCCGATTGGAAAGCCTTTAAGGAGCTGGTGGATCCGGCTGATTTTCATGCGGAAAAGAGCTTCAGCCACTTCTATCCCTACCACCAGGCCCCCACGGGCGCCGCCATGCTCGACGCGATCCTGCAAAGCCGAGATGCAGAGGGAACGCTCGCATCGAAGCTGATCGCAGCGGACGTGCAATTATACCTCGAGCCAGGTCGAGCCCTTCTCGACGGTGCGGGAATCACGGTCTTTCCGGTGCAGGGTTTCAAGAAAAATGCAGAGCACGGCATCGTTACCGTGGCCGGCCTCAGCATGAGCTTGTCGGAACAATGGAAAAACAGCGAGTTTCTGCCGACCCCTGTTCTGGTGCAAAGGGGAGAAGCCCGCCCGCAGGAGCCCGTTCGGGCAGCGATCGGCGGCTCCAGTTGCATGGAATACGACGTTCTGACCTGGCGCAAGATCGCATTTCCCGCGGCACCTCGGTATGGCGATCTGATCATCTATCCCAATACCGCCGGCTATCAGATGGACAAGAACGAGAGCGAGTTTCACCAGCTCGCCTTGCCGCCCAAGATTGTTGTGGCCCGGCAAGGCGAACGTTTCACCTGGAGAATGGATCAATGA
- a CDS encoding cysteine synthase family protein, translating to MTRHISRPAERVVTTCSELIGDTPLLELARTGSGSRLLLKLEQFNPTGSCKVRMAREMILAAERDGKLKPGGCIVEPTSGNTGTGLALAAIERGYKFTAVVDSHASRDKLRAMKAMGVDLVFIEGKGEGPSTVERRRVAGEIAKETGAFWPDQHHNPNNNNGYVGLAAELLRDLGTDVDYLVGGVGTGGTLCGTVRELRRLGSQVTSIGIEPTGSIIFGGRPGKYWQTGAGAPGGFTVGPNVDHALIDEGLTVGDIDAFTAARVVARRTGMLVGGTAGAGIHVALKRLALIEPNSTMVVLVCDAGEKYLDTIYDDEWLRERHLFDETAHRRLHRLFDAYRESIYLASRTAAAVGA from the coding sequence ATGACCAGACACATTAGCCGGCCTGCTGAACGAGTGGTAACCACATGCTCCGAGCTGATTGGCGACACGCCGTTGCTGGAACTTGCCCGGACGGGATCCGGCAGTCGATTGCTGCTCAAACTGGAACAGTTCAACCCGACCGGCTCCTGCAAGGTTCGAATGGCGCGGGAAATGATCTTGGCGGCCGAGCGGGACGGAAAACTGAAGCCAGGCGGCTGCATCGTCGAGCCGACCTCGGGCAATACCGGAACGGGCCTGGCGCTTGCGGCGATCGAACGGGGCTATAAGTTTACCGCAGTCGTAGACAGCCACGCATCGCGCGACAAGCTTCGGGCCATGAAGGCCATGGGCGTCGATCTCGTTTTTATCGAGGGCAAGGGAGAAGGCCCAAGCACTGTCGAGCGGCGTCGCGTCGCGGGGGAAATTGCCAAGGAAACAGGTGCATTCTGGCCGGATCAGCACCATAACCCCAACAACAACAATGGCTATGTTGGCCTCGCGGCCGAACTGCTGCGTGACCTTGGCACGGATGTCGACTATCTCGTCGGCGGGGTCGGCACCGGCGGCACTCTATGCGGAACGGTAAGGGAGTTGCGCCGCCTCGGCTCGCAGGTAACGAGCATCGGCATCGAACCGACAGGATCGATTATCTTCGGAGGACGACCCGGCAAGTATTGGCAGACCGGCGCCGGCGCGCCGGGCGGATTTACCGTCGGCCCCAATGTCGATCACGCTCTGATCGATGAGGGACTGACGGTCGGCGACATCGATGCATTCACTGCTGCCCGTGTTGTCGCTCGCCGAACGGGAATGCTTGTCGGCGGCACCGCCGGCGCCGGGATCCATGTGGCGCTCAAGCGTTTGGCCCTTATCGAACCGAACAGCACGATGGTGGTCCTGGTCTGTGACGCGGGCGAAAAATATCTCGATACCATCTACGACGATGAGTGGCTTCGGGAGCGTCATCTGTTCGACGAGACAGCACATCGGCGACTGCATCGGCTCTTCGATGCATACCGGGAATCGATATATCTGGCATCTCGAACCGCCGCAGCGGTGGGAGCATAA
- a CDS encoding MATE family efflux transporter, producing the protein MQFRNYREIIALAAPIAGIQFAQVALTSTDLLVMGFISVQAVAAGGLAILLYNQLRTMCVGMVTGVGNMIAASVGRGEKRTGTSSIDTTAHDEIRDLLRASMLLATIVAIAAGIILVALSYCLVFLGQSSEVVELAKPIMLTLAPGLLPMLWLNVLRQFAVGMRRAGSLLRVTIISIGVNALLDGAFIYGWLGLPKLGLAGIGLATTLVQIWTFFVYLRTVRRDEKLNALLALDGWRAQPATIRKIARMGTPIALTYGSEAAITSIATVFMGTFGPVALAASNIVNQLAYIVYQANIGLSQGSSILVSRTAGKGQTGEIGAVARRTFTISFSIMTAVGLLYVLLPQAVLRPFLGDEADPAVLAAATTLLWFAIAHQFFKGSQNICIGLLRGLGNTKAGLTNTLIGYWLIGIPAMAVCGYWIGWGSYGIWFGLCVGFGATSFLLWWRFIADLRMASATSQDPEYRAPARLGGKA; encoded by the coding sequence ATGCAATTTCGGAATTATCGGGAAATCATCGCGCTCGCCGCCCCCATTGCCGGCATTCAGTTTGCTCAGGTCGCTCTTACCAGTACCGATCTCCTGGTGATGGGCTTCATCAGTGTTCAGGCGGTTGCTGCCGGCGGTCTCGCGATCCTGCTGTATAACCAACTGCGTACGATGTGCGTCGGCATGGTGACAGGCGTCGGCAACATGATTGCCGCCTCGGTCGGCCGAGGAGAAAAAAGAACCGGCACCTCATCCATTGACACCACTGCGCATGACGAAATTCGTGATTTGCTACGGGCGTCCATGCTGCTTGCGACGATCGTCGCGATCGCCGCGGGCATCATCCTCGTCGCGCTCAGCTATTGCCTGGTCTTTCTCGGGCAGAGCAGCGAGGTCGTCGAGCTTGCGAAACCGATCATGCTGACGCTCGCGCCGGGCTTGCTGCCAATGCTGTGGCTCAATGTCCTGCGTCAGTTTGCGGTCGGAATGCGTCGCGCCGGCTCGCTCTTGCGGGTTACGATCATCTCGATCGGCGTCAACGCCCTGCTCGACGGGGCTTTCATTTATGGATGGCTCGGCTTGCCGAAACTGGGCCTTGCAGGCATCGGTCTTGCAACCACGCTTGTCCAGATATGGACCTTTTTCGTTTATTTGCGCACAGTCCGGCGGGACGAAAAACTGAACGCCCTCCTCGCGCTGGATGGATGGCGGGCGCAGCCTGCGACGATAAGAAAAATCGCCAGGATGGGAACGCCGATCGCATTGACCTACGGTTCCGAAGCGGCAATCACCTCGATCGCGACCGTCTTCATGGGGACGTTCGGTCCGGTCGCTCTCGCCGCTTCCAACATTGTCAATCAGCTCGCCTATATCGTCTACCAAGCCAATATCGGGCTGTCTCAAGGCTCGTCGATCCTGGTGAGCCGCACGGCCGGAAAAGGGCAGACTGGTGAAATCGGCGCGGTCGCGAGGCGCACCTTCACGATCAGCTTTTCCATCATGACGGCTGTTGGGCTCCTCTACGTCTTGCTTCCGCAGGCGGTGCTGCGCCCCTTCCTGGGTGATGAGGCCGATCCGGCCGTGCTCGCCGCCGCAACGACGCTCCTCTGGTTCGCCATAGCCCATCAGTTCTTCAAAGGTTCTCAAAATATCTGCATCGGGCTGCTGCGGGGGCTCGGAAACACGAAGGCTGGGCTGACAAACACGCTCATCGGCTACTGGTTGATCGGCATCCCGGCCATGGCGGTCTGCGGATATTGGATCGGCTGGGGCAGTTACGGCATCTGGTTCGGCCTTTGCGTCGGATTTGGAGCGACCAGCTTTCTGCTGTGGTGGCGTTTCATTGCGGACCTGAGAATGGCATCGGCTACGTCGCAAGACCCTGAATATCGGGCACCCGCCAGGCTTGGCGGAAAGGCATGA
- a CDS encoding ABC transporter substrate-binding protein, giving the protein MLISGSAFAEEKQTLSIVDDRGVTVQAPINPKRIASVSYLAVDVALALGIKPVATTYMTAGRQPDYLLGLTKDMKQIGQRAKPNLELLSEVRPDVIIAMKRYTVGNAAQFEKIAPYVAYNMELLSQSYQEVSDLSKLFGNPQRGEELNAAFKKDLKDFAAKAPKDVHPRFQIMWAGDTPFSFHTENTAASIVAALGGDNIAGPMTQNGKFGQELSLESMLEKDPQVIFVYDSGPDRPHENNPIWQQLSAVKNGRVFYVGDEWVETNGPIARELVLREAAHYLYPDTFPAVEIKAEAAKLIPTELQN; this is encoded by the coding sequence ATGTTGATCTCGGGAAGCGCTTTCGCAGAGGAAAAACAGACGCTTTCGATCGTCGATGATCGTGGTGTGACCGTGCAAGCGCCAATCAATCCGAAGCGGATCGCCTCCGTTTCCTACCTTGCGGTCGATGTCGCGCTTGCCCTCGGCATCAAGCCTGTCGCGACCACCTACATGACGGCCGGACGCCAACCGGACTACCTTCTTGGCCTGACAAAGGACATGAAGCAGATCGGGCAACGGGCAAAGCCCAATCTCGAACTGCTGTCGGAAGTCCGGCCCGACGTCATCATTGCCATGAAACGCTATACCGTCGGCAACGCCGCACAGTTCGAGAAGATCGCGCCCTATGTCGCCTATAACATGGAGCTTCTGAGCCAAAGCTATCAGGAGGTCAGTGACCTTTCGAAGCTATTCGGAAATCCGCAGCGCGGCGAAGAACTGAATGCAGCTTTCAAGAAGGATCTCAAAGATTTCGCCGCGAAGGCGCCGAAGGATGTGCACCCGCGTTTCCAGATCATGTGGGCGGGCGATACCCCCTTCTCCTTCCATACGGAAAACACCGCGGCGTCGATCGTTGCAGCGCTCGGAGGCGACAATATTGCCGGCCCGATGACGCAAAACGGCAAGTTCGGCCAAGAACTGAGCCTCGAATCAATGCTGGAAAAAGATCCGCAAGTGATCTTCGTCTACGACAGTGGACCGGATCGTCCGCATGAAAATAACCCCATCTGGCAGCAGCTCTCGGCAGTCAAGAACGGTCGCGTGTTCTATGTCGGTGACGAGTGGGTGGAAACCAATGGTCCGATCGCCCGTGAGCTGGTGCTGCGTGAGGCCGCCCATTACCTCTACCCTGACACCTTCCCTGCCGTCGAAATCAAGGCGGAGGCGGCCAAGCTGATTCCGACCGAGCTGCAGAATTGA
- a CDS encoding iron ABC transporter permease, with the protein MTMMIVVAAAIVVIGGLLIGAKPLQPRALWMVLLAPDGKIDSILVWTLRLPRSLAAFIGGAGLGVSGYLLQTLTRNPLAGPGLTGVTSGAVTAIVFCFVFVPWLSSVYYPLVGLAGGLAAALLTFWVSRGGRGRPLHLALGGISISLFLSAVTTYVLLLSGPQVPSLLFWLSGGFQGRSWTQLTYMTPWVLIGTAGALACQRVIGLLALSEQAAAGMGLQLSFWKPLLLLLAVFPVAGVTPVAGPIAFVGLAAPHIARLLRPNGPGWTIALTAALGGLMVVAADVIARSIAAPQELPVGIVTALIGGPLFIYLVQSRSFSLKGEA; encoded by the coding sequence ATGACAATGATGATCGTGGTCGCTGCCGCGATTGTCGTCATCGGCGGGCTTCTGATCGGCGCAAAGCCGCTTCAGCCGCGTGCTCTTTGGATGGTCCTGTTAGCTCCCGACGGGAAAATCGATTCCATTCTCGTATGGACATTGCGGCTGCCGCGCAGCCTTGCGGCTTTCATCGGGGGCGCCGGTCTCGGCGTCTCCGGTTATCTTCTGCAGACCCTGACGCGCAACCCGCTTGCCGGGCCGGGCCTGACCGGCGTGACATCCGGAGCGGTAACAGCAATCGTTTTCTGTTTCGTCTTCGTACCGTGGCTCTCGTCCGTATATTATCCATTGGTTGGACTGGCGGGCGGTTTGGCGGCTGCGCTGTTGACCTTCTGGGTCTCACGCGGGGGCAGAGGACGACCCTTGCATCTGGCGCTTGGCGGCATCAGCATCTCTTTGTTCCTCAGCGCGGTCACGACATACGTCCTCTTGTTGAGCGGACCGCAGGTGCCATCATTGCTTTTCTGGCTGTCCGGCGGCTTTCAGGGACGTTCGTGGACGCAGCTCACATACATGACCCCATGGGTGCTCATCGGCACCGCCGGCGCATTGGCATGCCAGCGAGTGATCGGCCTTCTCGCCCTCAGCGAACAGGCGGCGGCCGGGATGGGATTGCAGCTCTCGTTTTGGAAGCCGTTGCTGCTGCTTCTGGCGGTTTTCCCCGTAGCGGGTGTTACGCCGGTGGCCGGTCCTATCGCGTTCGTCGGTTTGGCCGCGCCGCATATCGCCCGGCTTTTGAGGCCGAACGGTCCGGGATGGACCATTGCCCTGACCGCAGCGCTCGGCGGCCTGATGGTCGTTGCCGCCGATGTGATCGCGCGCAGCATTGCCGCTCCCCAAGAACTTCCGGTCGGGATCGTCACGGCGCTGATAGGAGGGCCGTTGTTCATCTACCTCGTGCAAAGCCGCAGCTTCTCGCTCAAGGGAGAAGCGTGA
- a CDS encoding iron ABC transporter permease, whose amino-acid sequence MATSLPLRNTGSTGFLLAFVIIALLSFVLAVFVGVADIPASDVLAVFTGGGSQQAHSIIMDIRLPRIITGILAGIHLAVSGLILQSVTRNPLADPSIMGVSQGATLAVTIFLLFTVYIHYTGSTTVAELPLEWLPAVGTVGGLLAGGIIYLLAFRLDLGPLRITLCGIAVGAVLQALAIGLIAGWGSARIEVLLEWLSGSLYARSWEHAAFLFPYTIAGLAVLPMIRRPLELLRFEAPMAQSFGLSYKRQFSLALLLSCVLAASAVGTVGPIVFIGLIVPHLARFLAGRRNALVLPLTIALGAVTVTLGDLVGRLIGQADEIPIGIVTAICGVPMLIALLRKTP is encoded by the coding sequence ATGGCCACTTCCTTGCCGCTCCGAAACACCGGCAGCACCGGGTTCCTGCTCGCCTTTGTCATCATCGCGCTCCTCTCCTTCGTGCTGGCGGTGTTCGTTGGGGTGGCCGATATTCCGGCATCGGATGTCCTCGCAGTGTTCACGGGAGGCGGCTCGCAGCAGGCGCACTCGATCATCATGGACATCCGCCTGCCTCGTATCATCACGGGAATACTGGCTGGCATTCACCTCGCTGTTTCCGGCCTCATTCTTCAAAGCGTTACCCGCAACCCCCTCGCCGATCCATCGATCATGGGTGTCTCTCAGGGGGCAACGCTTGCAGTCACCATCTTCCTGCTGTTCACAGTCTATATTCACTATACCGGATCGACGACTGTCGCCGAGCTCCCCCTTGAATGGCTGCCCGCCGTTGGCACGGTGGGTGGTCTTCTGGCCGGCGGCATCATCTATCTGCTGGCGTTTCGCCTCGATTTGGGGCCGCTTCGCATCACGCTTTGCGGCATTGCCGTGGGAGCCGTCCTGCAAGCTCTCGCCATCGGATTGATCGCAGGCTGGGGCTCTGCGCGGATCGAAGTGCTGCTGGAATGGCTTTCGGGCAGTCTCTACGCGCGGAGTTGGGAACATGCCGCATTTCTGTTTCCATATACGATTGCCGGTCTCGCCGTCTTGCCCATGATCCGACGGCCACTGGAACTCCTGCGTTTCGAAGCCCCGATGGCCCAATCCTTCGGGCTTTCCTACAAGCGGCAGTTTTCGCTTGCTCTGCTCCTGTCTTGCGTCCTCGCAGCAAGCGCGGTTGGCACAGTCGGCCCGATCGTCTTCATCGGCCTCATCGTCCCCCACCTTGCCCGCTTTCTTGCCGGCAGACGCAATGCCCTCGTCCTGCCGCTGACGATCGCCCTCGGCGCGGTGACCGTGACTCTTGGAGATCTTGTCGGCCGGCTCATCGGGCAGGCCGACGAAATCCCGATCGGCATCGTCACGGCGATCTGCGGCGTTCCTATGCTCATCGCACTTCTTCGCAAAACCCCATGA
- a CDS encoding ABC transporter ATP-binding protein: MLLSCSRLSVAYGPRRALNALDLSFRPGEIRALIGPNGSGKSTALQALSGLIKPAGGNAEIDGRPITSMSRRQLAKQLAFLPQQPAAPDEMTVAQLVRQGRFAHVGLFKSYGPRDEDAIRWALESTGLHGFADRSLRELSGGERQRAWISAAIAQEARILLLDEPTSFLDVGYQVEVLDLVHRLSREKGVTIIMAIHDLNQAMSVCDQISLLDRGNLVFDGDPKVLAGTGLIEKVFRVKGRFVPITSDAPPHFDVELAHRYH; this comes from the coding sequence ATGCTGCTGTCCTGCTCCCGCCTATCCGTCGCCTATGGTCCCCGAAGAGCGCTGAACGCCCTCGATCTCTCCTTCAGGCCGGGCGAAATCCGCGCGCTGATCGGACCCAACGGCTCCGGAAAGAGCACGGCCTTGCAAGCCCTTTCCGGTCTGATCAAACCAGCCGGTGGGAACGCGGAGATCGATGGCAGGCCGATCACATCCATGTCGCGGCGGCAATTGGCCAAACAGCTTGCCTTCCTGCCGCAGCAACCGGCCGCGCCTGACGAGATGACCGTGGCGCAACTGGTGCGGCAAGGTCGCTTCGCGCATGTCGGCCTGTTCAAAAGCTATGGGCCGCGGGATGAGGATGCCATTCGCTGGGCGCTGGAAAGCACAGGGCTCCACGGCTTTGCCGACAGGAGCCTGCGGGAACTGTCCGGCGGCGAGCGCCAGCGGGCTTGGATTTCGGCGGCGATTGCCCAGGAAGCACGGATTTTGCTGCTCGATGAGCCGACCTCGTTCCTCGACGTAGGCTACCAAGTGGAAGTTCTCGATCTCGTCCACCGGCTCAGCCGGGAAAAGGGTGTCACCATCATCATGGCGATCCACGATCTCAATCAGGCGATGTCGGTTTGCGATCAGATCTCATTGCTCGACAGAGGCAATCTGGTCTTCGACGGTGATCCCAAGGTCCTAGCTGGCACTGGGCTCATCGAAAAAGTGTTCCGGGTAAAAGGTCGTTTTGTGCCGATCACCTCCGATGCGCCCCCGCATTTCGATGTCGAGCTTGCGCACCGGTATCACTAG